A single region of the Labeo rohita strain BAU-BD-2019 chromosome 3, IGBB_LRoh.1.0, whole genome shotgun sequence genome encodes:
- the cbx7a gene encoding chromobox homolog 7a — protein MNMELSSIGEQVFAVESITKKRIRKGNVEYLLKWQGWPPKYSTWEPEDNILDPRLVLAYEEKEEKERALAYKRKGLRPRQIILRNIYPMDLRSKHKVADKPTPRIRLSLARSMGTEIDQNGRRCRRMEKRKNRQCRSKLMNDIKPSQQPRRHPLSPKEWDEDEEDEEKKKVKKMRKIDENATEVHQDIPSGQEMSDGYNSSAEHEAVIIIKETENCSSIFDHAEKPIEDTGPVLGATENSTITNTQENEPVTNTAGGEDSVRVSHDIINTDQSLHDRTKSGAEQGVFDKVQNRPSVIEVHSSTKCRQEEVRVRSEADSSEAKEKEEMDADVTAECTTTLQVPTDQSQAPSTTPVHPGKVIVTQVTINSLTVTFKEAVSAEGFFSGYGLEV, from the exons GTACAGCACTTGGGAACCAGAGGACAACATATTGGACCCTCGTCTTGTCCTGGCCTACGAAGAAAA AGAGGAGAAGGAAAGAGCTCTGGCTTATAAGAGGAAAGGCCTGAGACCCCGTCAAATTATTCTGCGG AACATCTACCCAATGGACCTACGAAGTAAACACAAGGTTGCAGATAAACCCACCCCGAGAATCCGCCTGTCACTCGCCCGCTCCATGGGGACGGAAATAGACCAGAATGGGCGTCGCTGCCGTCGCATGGAGAAACGCAAAAACAGGCAGTGCAGGTCCAAGCTCATGAATGACATCAAACCATCCCAGCAACCAAGAAGACATCCACTTTCTCCAAAAGAGTGGGATGAAGACGAGGAGGATGAGGAGAAGAAAAAGGTGAAGAAGATGAGAAAAATCGATGAAAACGCAACAGAAGTGCACCAGGACATTCCAAGTG GTCAAGAGATGTCGGATGGGTACAACTCTTCGGCAGAACATGAAGCTGTAATCATTATCAAGGAAACTGAGAACTGCTCTTCCATTTTCGACCATGCTGAGAAGCCAATCGAGGATACGGGTCCAGTTTTAGGAGCAACGGAAAACAGTACAATCACCAACACACAAGAGAACGAGCCAGTCACAAACACTGCAGGGGGTGAGGACTCCGTACGGGTATCACATGACATAATAAACACTGACCAATCACTACACGACCGCACCAAGTCAGGAGCCGAGCAAGGTGTGTTTGACAAAGTACAAAACAGACCTTCGGTTATCGAGGTACATTCGAGCACTAAATGCAGACAGGAAGAGGTAAGAGTAAGAAGTGAGGCAGACAGTTCAGAGGCCAAAGAAAAGGAAGAGATGGATGCTGATGTTACAGCAGAATGCACAACAACACTACAGGTCCCAACTGACCAATCACAGGCTCCTTCCACCACTCCAGTGCATCCTGGGAAAGTCATTGTGACTCAGGTGACGATCAATTCCTTGACTGTCACCTTCAAAGAGGCCGTGAGTGCAGAAGGCTTTTTTAGTGGCTACGGGCTTGAGGTGTAA